TACCTGAATTATCATCAAAAATCGCACCTCTACTAATGAGATCATCCTTAACTTCTGCTGAAATCCCTAGGATATATCTAAATTGAGTTTTTTTCACTACGACTTGACTGAGGTTAGCTAGGCTTAAATTAGTCAAACTCAAATTAGCAAAACTCAAATTAGCAAAACTCAAATTAGCTTGAAATAGGTTAGCTTTCGTTAAAACTGCTCGGCTTAAATTGCTTTCTATCAGATTAGTTTTAGTTAGGTTAGATTGGGTTAAATTTGCTCCCATTAAGTTAGCTTGGTTCAAGTTTGCTTTACTTAAATAGACTTGATTGAGGTCGGCTCCTAGGAGATTAGTATTGCCTAAATAAGCCCCACTGAGATAAGCTTTCGTTAAGTCCGTTCCACTAAGATTTGTATGACTGAGGTAGGCTTCACTCAAGTCCGCTTCTCTAAGATTTGCTCCCCTTAAATTAGTCCCTACTAGATTAGAATAACTGAGGTTAGCTTCTCTTAAATCGGCATTTTCTAGGTTCGCTCCCATTAAGTTAACACCGCTCAAATTAGCTTGACTTAAGTTAGCTTGACTCAGGTTAGCTTCAGTGAGGTTAACGCGGCTTAGGTTGGCTTGACTGAGGTTAGCTTCTCTTAAGTCAGCTTTTGTTAAATCAATCCCCTGCAAATCAGCCCCAATTAAATCCTTTTTGGGGTCAATTCCGATCAGTTTTGCTAATTCTAATAAATTATCAGTATTGGCATTAACAAGGGTTTTAATATAGCTTTTGACTTGCTCTCTTAACTCTTTATCATTCATTGTAAAATCTCCACTTCACTTGAATAAGGTTTAATTTTAGTGAGGATTCAATGGGCTGTTGATCCTGGTAATCATACCCAAAAAAATCAGGAGTTAGAAGATAGGAAAGAGAAGCGATGTTAAGTCTCAGCCTGAAATTCCAAGCTGTTCTATGAGAGTATTGAGATTGTATGTCCAGTTGATCCTTAGTCGTTTTGTTTATGTTCGTATTATTTTCAATATAACATTATTTTCACTCATATATGGGACAGTCAGCTTTGAATATTAAATGATATGAAATCTAATTATAGTTGCTACAGATGGGAAGGGAACAGGGAACAGGGAACAGGGAACAGGGAACAGGGAACAGGGAATAGGGAACAGGGAACAGGAGGGAAAATTGTTAATTTGAGAAAATCCTAATTTGGAAAACTGAATACCGCCTGTCTTAATTGTCCTTGATGCTGATCTAATAATTCTTGACCCGATACCGCATCTAATCCTGTCCACTGCATTAATAACGCTAACTTGACCGATTTTCCACTTTTTTCTAATAAAATTTCGGCAGCTTCTCGATTAATTTCGGTCAAATCCATTAATATTCTTAAGGCTCGATCCTGTAATTTTTTATTCGTCACCGCCACATCAATCATGCGATTTCCATAAACCTTTCCTAACTTCACCATCACACTTGTTGAGAGAATATTTAACGCCATTTTCGTCACTGTTCCGGCTTTTAATCGAGTCGAACCTGCTAATATTTCTGGCCCCACTAATAAGCGAATATCCACATCCGCTTCAAATTCCACCTGTTCTACCGGAACACAGGCAATAAACACCGTTTTCGCCCCCCGTTGACGGGCGGCTTGTAACGCTCCCTGCACATAGGGTGTTGTCCCTCCGGCCGTAATCCCAACGATCACATCTAAATAGGTAATTTGGCGCAAAGCGATCGCCATCGCCCCATCTTCTGCCCGATCTTCCAAATCTTCAGAACTGCGAACCAAGGCACCCGCTCCCCCCGCAATAATGCCCTGGACTAATTCTGGAGGGGTACAGAAGGTGGGGGGACATTCCGCCGCATCCAAAACCCCCAGACGGCCACTGGTGCCCGCCCCAACATAAAATAGTCGCCCTCCCTGATGCAATGCAACAGTGGCGAGATCAATCGCTTGGGCCAACGATTCACGGGAACGGGCGATGGCCAGTAACGTTTGTACATCTTCCCGGTTGAACAAATCCACTAATTCTAAAGAACTGAGTTGATCCAAGTTCTGACTATTAGCGTTGATTTGTTCGGTTAATAAATGTCCCCGCGACTCCCACTGTTCCATATTTAACTTAACCTTGGATTGTCCTAGTTTGACCCATTCATAATAACCCTTCCAGTCGTTTGCGAATATCATCCAGTTCAGGAGAGCCTAAATTAGACTCTACCTCCACCTGTTTCTCCGCCTCAACTTGCCAGTCGGTTTCATCGACATTATGTTCCGGGGGAATGGCCAACTCTCCAGATGCCACTAATTCCCAGTCATAGTCAACACTCTGGCAAAATTCTTTAATTTCTTCTTCGTCCAGGGCTTCAACCTTAGCAGTCGGGAAATCTTGAGCCTCCAGAAGCACGCCAAAGCGGGTGGCATCATCTTCGTCTTCAAACATTAACACTTTATTGCGATCGCCCATCTGAATCGTATGAATCCCCTCATTTTCTGTTCCGGCATTGAACAGCAGCACGTAAACTCGCATAGCTTTCCATGAAGTTTTGATAACTATTGCTTTACTATCTTACTGCCAAAACGTCAAATTTTTTCCTGGGGTGGCCTGATTGTTTTGGGGAACAGTCTTCTGTAAGATGAAATTGCGAGGAAAACTTCTATTTTTTAAAACAGTCAATGCAGCTTGTTGATTTATCTCGTCAATCCTTAGCCCTACAACGGTTTATTCAAGATCAAACCTTATTTCCTGCTACCTTTAATTCCGCTATTTGTGATCAGGATGAAATGTATTTATTTGCTTTAGCGAATCATCACACACCGGATCGGGCTTGTATTCGTTATTATTTTAATGGTCGTCGAATTTTAGATACTGTCCGACAGGTTTTAAACTGGCATTTTGGGGATTTGAGTCAAATTTCATCTTTCTTAGATTTTGCCAGTGGTTATGGACGTTTTACTCGGTTTTTAGTTCAAGATATTCCTCCTGAAAATATCTGGATTTCTGATATTTATGCTCAGGCGGTACAATTTCAAAGGGAACAGTTTGGCGTTCAGGGAATTGTTTCTACGACCTATCCACAGGATTATCCGATTCAACAATCCTTTGATTGTATTTTAGCCTGTTCTTTTTTTAGTCATCTTCCTGAAGCGACATTTTTAACCTGGTTACAAAAACTCTATGCTTTATTATCTCCTCAAGGAATATTAATGTTTAGTGTTCATGATCGAGAACTATTACCGCCCCATTTAGCCATTTCAGCCTCCGATCTTTTATTTGTTCCCAATAGTGAAAGTCAAACCTTAGATGTGAATGAATATGGCACAACTTATGTCGGTGAAACCTTTGTTGCTAATTGTTTAAAAACCATAAGTCAGGGAGAAGCAATTTATTCTCGAATTCCTAAAGGAATTTGTCGCTATCAAGATTTATATTTAGTCACCCGCAACCCTCAAAAACCCTTATCTTCTTTACAATTTAATCACCATCCCCAAGGAAAAATCGAACAGTGTGAATTAACCGAAGCCGGAAACCTTTTAATCAAAGGATGGGTATCAGAAATCAATCCTAATAGCCAATTAAAAGAAATTTTAGTCTTCATTAATGGAACATTAATAAAAAATTGTTTATTATCTTCTCAACCCTCAGCTTCTGACTCTCAATGGTCTTGGTCTTATCAACTTCCCCTGGCCAAAATTTCTCAGCAAGACATCATTCTGATTAAAGCCGTCAATACTCAAGGCTTAGAATGGGTTTTTGAAACAACGACGGTAGAAACTTTAATTCAAACCTATACGGTCTTTTTATAAATCCTCTTTTTTAATATATTTTATCAAAAGTTAAAAACTATTAATACATAGTTTACGAATTATCTCTGAAAGAGAATAAAAAAACCTCCTGATTCTATACTCAAATCAGAGTGTACTACTTCAGATTCTTTACCCTTAAGTACAATGTCAAATTTGCAACCAGTATCTAACCCCGTACCTAGAGAAACCCAAATCTCTACCCTACAATTAATTATGTTTGATAGTGAAGTCGATACCCTGATTGGAGGAGAGGGAGCAGATTCGTTCTTTTTGCGTCAAAATGGAGATCAAATTCCTCCCTTAACTCCGGCTGCGTCTCTGATTGGTACTAACCAAGACGATACTTTAGAAGGAACGAGCAATCGTGATGTTATCCCCGGTCGGGATGGAAATGACATGATTTCCAGTTTCCTGGGAGATGATTTTATTGAAGGACAAAATGGCAATGATATTCTGTTTTCCGGTCAAGGAAATGATTTAGTCATCGGAAGTTCAGGAGTTGATACCCTGTTTGGTGATATCGGAGTTGATACCGCTTATGGTGGGTCAGAAGAGGATATCGTGTTTGGAAATAACGACGCAGATACTCTGTTTGGAGATGGCGGGGATGATAGTATTTATGGCGGT
The Planktothrix serta PCC 8927 genome window above contains:
- a CDS encoding pentapeptide repeat-containing protein produces the protein MNDKELREQVKSYIKTLVNANTDNLLELAKLIGIDPKKDLIGADLQGIDLTKADLREANLSQANLSRVNLTEANLSQANLSQANLSGVNLMGANLENADLREANLSYSNLVGTNLRGANLREADLSEAYLSHTNLSGTDLTKAYLSGAYLGNTNLLGADLNQVYLSKANLNQANLMGANLTQSNLTKTNLIESNLSRAVLTKANLFQANLSFANLSFANLSLTNLSLANLSQVVVKKTQFRYILGISAEVKDDLISRGAIFDDNSGNSLSAFLSR
- the murQ gene encoding N-acetylmuramic acid 6-phosphate etherase, giving the protein MEQWESRGHLLTEQINANSQNLDQLSSLELVDLFNREDVQTLLAIARSRESLAQAIDLATVALHQGGRLFYVGAGTSGRLGVLDAAECPPTFCTPPELVQGIIAGGAGALVRSSEDLEDRAEDGAMAIALRQITYLDVIVGITAGGTTPYVQGALQAARQRGAKTVFIACVPVEQVEFEADVDIRLLVGPEILAGSTRLKAGTVTKMALNILSTSVMVKLGKVYGNRMIDVAVTNKKLQDRALRILMDLTEINREAAEILLEKSGKSVKLALLMQWTGLDAVSGQELLDQHQGQLRQAVFSFPN
- a CDS encoding DUF3110 domain-containing protein, with the protein product MRVYVLLFNAGTENEGIHTIQMGDRNKVLMFEDEDDATRFGVLLEAQDFPTAKVEALDEEEIKEFCQSVDYDWELVASGELAIPPEHNVDETDWQVEAEKQVEVESNLGSPELDDIRKRLEGLL
- a CDS encoding class I SAM-dependent methyltransferase, with protein sequence MQLVDLSRQSLALQRFIQDQTLFPATFNSAICDQDEMYLFALANHHTPDRACIRYYFNGRRILDTVRQVLNWHFGDLSQISSFLDFASGYGRFTRFLVQDIPPENIWISDIYAQAVQFQREQFGVQGIVSTTYPQDYPIQQSFDCILACSFFSHLPEATFLTWLQKLYALLSPQGILMFSVHDRELLPPHLAISASDLLFVPNSESQTLDVNEYGTTYVGETFVANCLKTISQGEAIYSRIPKGICRYQDLYLVTRNPQKPLSSLQFNHHPQGKIEQCELTEAGNLLIKGWVSEINPNSQLKEILVFINGTLIKNCLLSSQPSASDSQWSWSYQLPLAKISQQDIILIKAVNTQGLEWVFETTTVETLIQTYTVFL
- a CDS encoding calcium-binding protein, coding for MSNLQPVSNPVPRETQISTLQLIMFDSEVDTLIGGEGADSFFLRQNGDQIPPLTPAASLIGTNQDDTLEGTSNRDVIPGRDGNDMISSFLGDDFIEGQNGNDILFSGQGNDLVIGSSGVDTLFGDIGVDTAYGGSEEDIVFGNNDADTLFGDGGDDSIYGGQGNDSLIGGTGNDLLLGDRGNDTLLGISSDSLGYTMITDFNGDEDKLLLAGTPDLYAIDSSPANVPEGVAIFKINTTNNSKQLLAIV